The Candidatus Neomarinimicrobiota bacterium genome segment GAAAGGTGGAAGTCCAGGGTGTCTCGGTGATCCGCGGTGAGCGGGTATTCATCCTGCGCTTCCTTCAGGGTCGGAACCCAGACTGGGTGCATCATCCATTCTTTGCCGAGTTCGATCCTCAGGCTTCCTGGCTGGACCAACTGAAGCCGGCTTTTAACGAGAAAGAGTTCTTTTATGAACCTGAGTATCGCAGCATGTGCTTGAAGTTTGCCACTCCTCAGGACTAACTGGATTCTGAGGTCGGATTAGTTGGCCGGAGAGTTGGCTATCTGATCGGTAGTCGAGCCTGAATCTAATCCTTGTGTAACTAATGAATAGGCTTGGTCGGTGTGATCGCCGAGTATCATTGAAGCGCTTATGGTAGGAGGATAGAACAAGATGCGGATGAGGAAGCTGGGCAAGACCGAGCTTGAGCTGACTACGATTGGCTTTGGTGCCTGGGCCATCGGTGGGGGAGATTATGCCTTCGGCTGGGGGCCGCAGGAGGATCAGGATTCCATCAAAGCCATCCATAAAGCCCTGGATATGGGGATCAATTGGATTGATACGGCTCCGGTCTATGGGCTGGGGCGCTCAGAGGAGGTGGTGGGTAGAGCCATCAAAGGGCTCCGTAATGAGGTGGTGATTGCTACTAAATGTGGCTTTATCTGGGATGATGAGCGGCGCATCACGAACTATCTCAAGGCTGACAGCATACGCCGGGAAGCTGAAGCCAGCCTCCGGCGGTTACATACCGACTATATCGACCTTTATCAGATACACTGGCCTAATCCCGATGAGGACATTGAGGAAGCCTGGGGCGCGATGGTCGAACTGGTTGGTGAGGGCAAGATCCGTTATCCAGCGGTATCCAATTTCAACGTTGTGCAGATGGATAGAGTGGGCGCCATCTATCCGATTGCCTCCCTTCAACCCCCCTATAACATGCTAAGAAGGGACGTGGAAACAGATATCCTGCCCTACTGCAGCAAGCATGACATTGGGGTGGTGGCCTACAGCCCGATGCAAAACGGTCTCCTCACCGGCAAGTTTACCAAAGAGCGCATCCAGAGCCTGCCCGACGATGACTTCCGCAAGACCACGAGTTCCTTCTTCCAGGAGCCGGAAGTGGATATTAATCTCAAGACCGTGGAGGTCCTGAGGCCCATTGCTAAACACCACGATCTCACCCTGGCCCAGCTGGCCCTGGCGTGGGTCCTCCGCAGGACGGAGGTGACCAGCGCAATCACCGGGACCCGCAAACCGGAGCAGATTGAAGAGACCGCTCCCGCCGCCGACTGTGAGCTGGACGGCTGGACCTTGGCCCAGATTGATGCCCTGCTTAAAAAGCGGGAAGAGGAGCTGCGGTCCCTTAGCTGACCAGCGAGCCGGTTGCTATGCTGGCATAGACGGGGAGGAGTCGCCTCCAAGCGTCTTAAGAT includes the following:
- a CDS encoding aldo/keto reductase, producing the protein MRMRKLGKTELELTTIGFGAWAIGGGDYAFGWGPQEDQDSIKAIHKALDMGINWIDTAPVYGLGRSEEVVGRAIKGLRNEVVIATKCGFIWDDERRITNYLKADSIRREAEASLRRLHTDYIDLYQIHWPNPDEDIEEAWGAMVELVGEGKIRYPAVSNFNVVQMDRVGAIYPIASLQPPYNMLRRDVETDILPYCSKHDIGVVAYSPMQNGLLTGKFTKERIQSLPDDDFRKTTSSFFQEPEVDINLKTVEVLRPIAKHHDLTLAQLALAWVLRRTEVTSAITGTRKPEQIEETAPAADCELDGWTLAQIDALLKKREEELRSLS